The following DNA comes from Phaeodactylum tricornutum CCAP 1055/1 PHATR_bd_9x21 genomic scaffold, whole genome shotgun sequence.
GTGGACCTTGTCATTCTTTTGCAAGGATTAAAAGACAAACTGCAGCTTCCAATTAACTTATTGTTTTGTTCCGATACGTTGCGAGTCAATACAGCCTTGGCCGCTCTTGACTATTATCAATCCACGTTCGACAAGGACCGGAAACGAGTCCAGCATCGTTTGCAGGCCGTATCCAAAATGAATATTCCAGTTCATCAAGGCGAGTTGCGAGTGGATGATCTCGTTGCAATACTGTCGGATGACAATGCTGTTGCCATAGTTTTAGTCAACAATGCAATGCTAATTGATCAAGATGTCCCTGGCCAGCTAGGTAGAGAAAGCTGTTATACCGGGCATTATCTCGTTCTGTCGGGAGTTTCCAGCAATCCCCAACATGTGACCGCGTGTCATGATGCCTGGAGGGAAAACAGCCCCAGCTGGTGCTTTATAGCACACAACCCGGCGTCGGACGAAAAAGTCACTTTTCTAAATCCAGTAACGCTGGAGCTGGCTTGGGACTCGATAGGAACGGACCATGATATAATATTCATCGTGAAGTAAATTAGAATGTGACCATAATGGCTTCTTGAGTTTGTAGTACTTGCACTTCACAAACAACCATACTATCAGCACAGACGAATAAAGCCCTGCTAAAAGATGGTGTGACGCTTCAATACAGCGGCGTCTCATATTATGTCAAAATGGTGCAACGCCATTCGAAGTCCAAGACAACCACACCAATATCGACAACACTACCAATGGCATAGATGCGTGGAAATTATTTGGCGAAGTCTCATACACGTATGAACTCAATTATCTAACATTTGCCACAACGACAATTATAGAACGTATTTTCCTTTGCATTGCATGCGCCTAAGATACACGATTGTTTTCCGAAGATGCTTGTTGAGCAAATGGCGTCCTGCTATAAGCAGTGCTTTCCATTCTCATATATGTCTATTGACTGCTATACTATATAGCCCATCCCTATGTACAACAAGAGTGGAATTTAATTGTCGTCCCCGCTCTTGTTTCCAGATAACTATTGTTCAACTGGCCACTCAGGTACTCCTCTCAATCTTGgcactttttccaaattccAAAACATAAATTATACTTTAGAGTAGCGATTCCATTCACTGCCTGTTAATACGTTGCAGCCAAGGTTCTTTGCTACTTGCTCTCTTCCAAGTCCTtccactcactgtcaaggtTCTTCAGAGGCCGTGTAGAAAAGCGCCTAGATGCATACTGCATTTTTTGCTCCTTCGACATACGTTGCTGCTCATTGTTCACCTCATCAAATGCTTCACCACACCCACTAAGAAAAGTACAGAACTCAATGAAATCGACGCTCCCAGAAGCATCAATATCCAATGCACACCACAGGGCATTGAAATCGGCATCCGAAATTTTTCCTATCTTCCCATCATCCATCCACTGTTTGAGTTCTGTAAAAGGAAGTTGTGTAAGCAGCATATCATCACTCTACGCAGCTCACCAGGTTTGTTCATTTATGGTTTGCTTGTAACTTACCAGCCTTGTCAATGGTACCTCCCTTGTCTTTGTCAATGTGTTGGAATTCTTCTACCAACTTCTCATGAGACAGGGCACCAGCAGTGGGAGTTATTGAAATGTTTCTGGCAATACCACGGATGAACCGTTCCTTGATACGACGCTCCTGCTCTGCAATGATATGGCGATGCAGTGCGTATAACAGACCGAATAGCACTACAAGACCAAAGATGACGAATCCCGCAATTGCGCCAGTCTTTAACTCCGCATTAGGTTCTTGGTACGGAGATATAGTACATGTTGGATCATTTCCAATGCCTCCACACCATTCTTCCTCGGTTGGGTACGAAGCTGGATCCAAGGTGAAAGTCTGGAAAGGAACAGGGAGCCGGTCGATTTCTTGGATGTTGTGCTCAATGTAGGCTTCCTTGATAGCAGTAATCCACTCGCTTTCCTCCATTCTGATCATTCTTGCAAGAGCAGCGCCCTGTCTCACACTTCTGACTAAGTCAATAACGTTTTGGTTTAACAACGCTGTGTTGTTGTCAAGGAATACAAACGGATTGTTCTGGCTGAAAATCCCGTCCACAGTATTGCTTCC
Coding sequences within:
- a CDS encoding predicted protein → MSWKNWWRPSICRQDPPSASSTSLDGETRTLRSFDCELPDPDADSQLEEKAENAAVRDFDVKRAELLGIRRRRMLHRMEPQSTSDTFPHVCQGESWDCGIACIEMVYLWCCQSCRVDAFPLSAVRDWMVRFASTQSIWTVDLVILLQGLKDKLQLPINLLFCSDTLRVNTALAALDYYQSTFDKDRKRVQHRLQAVSKMNIPVHQGELRVDDLVAILSDDNAVAIVLVNNAMLIDQDVPGQLGRESCYTGHYLVLSGVSSNPQHVTACHDAWRENSPSWCFIAHNPASDEKVTFLNPVTLELAWDSIGTDHDIIFIVK